A stretch of the Halorussus vallis genome encodes the following:
- a CDS encoding mRNA 3'-end processing factor, with amino-acid sequence MGERRSREVHHDDGIHIEAGDGRRVVADARSAVGDVNVLSHAHADHTFRRTPGTVVCSAETAALVEARTGTSVPDHVESTDEISLLPAGHVVGSRAALVEHGPDSETPGRRVLYTGDFSVRDRLYLEGFDPVDADVLVMETTYGKPTYRFPPEAELQAEIRDWLADHPDRPLFLFGYSLGRAQKLQALAREATNRPLVVHGAVRTVNDAIESATDLSFPATPYDEVDELAGDEIVVLPTHLARHDWVQSLVAKHGGLKAGFSGWAVDRSFRYRGGYDATFPLTDHCDFDELAAVVEAVDPEVVYTHHGFDAEFADFLRTTFDRDARPLLGDQTTLGDF; translated from the coding sequence ATGGGCGAGAGACGGAGCAGAGAGGTCCACCACGACGACGGCATCCACATCGAGGCGGGGGACGGCCGACGGGTCGTCGCCGACGCGCGGAGCGCGGTCGGCGACGTCAACGTCCTGAGCCACGCCCACGCCGACCACACCTTCCGGCGGACGCCCGGGACGGTCGTCTGCTCGGCCGAGACGGCCGCGCTCGTCGAGGCCCGGACCGGGACGAGCGTCCCCGACCACGTCGAATCCACCGACGAGATTTCCCTCCTCCCGGCGGGCCACGTCGTCGGGTCGCGGGCCGCGCTGGTCGAACACGGCCCGGATTCGGAAACGCCGGGCCGGCGGGTGCTCTACACCGGCGACTTCTCGGTCCGCGACAGACTCTACCTAGAGGGGTTCGACCCCGTAGACGCCGACGTGCTCGTGATGGAGACGACGTACGGCAAGCCGACCTACCGGTTTCCGCCCGAGGCGGAGCTACAGGCCGAGATTCGCGACTGGCTGGCCGACCACCCCGACCGGCCGCTGTTCCTGTTCGGCTACTCGCTCGGCAGAGCCCAGAAGCTCCAGGCGCTCGCCCGCGAGGCGACGAACCGACCGCTGGTGGTCCACGGCGCGGTTCGGACCGTCAACGACGCCATCGAGTCCGCCACCGACCTCTCCTTTCCGGCGACGCCCTACGACGAGGTCGACGAACTCGCCGGCGACGAGATCGTGGTTCTCCCCACGCACCTCGCCCGCCACGATTGGGTCCAGAGCCTCGTCGCGAAACACGGCGGCCTGAAGGCGGGGTTCTCGGGGTGGGCGGTCGACCGGTCGTTCCGCTACCGCGGGGGCTACGACGCGACGTTCCCGCTGACCGACCACTGCGACTTCGACGAACTCGCCGCGGTCGTCGAGGCGGTCGACCCCGAGGTGGTCTACACCCACCACGGCTTCGACGCCGAGTTCGCCGACTTCCTCCGGACCACCTTCGACCGGGACGCCCGGCCGCTGCTGGGCGACCAGACGACGCTGGGCGACTTCTAG